The genome window CCTCAGTAATACCAATAAGTCCCATAACTATAGCACTTTTTCCAGCTTTTTGCTCAGTCTTAGTATATTTGTTCGGTTGCATTATAGATGCTAATCCCATTCCTAAAGGAGGAACACAAATAGCTACTGCTACTGGACCCATGATAGTTGCTATCCCTTCTCCTATCATAGCTACCGCAAACATAAATGCAACTTTGTTTACAGGTCCTCCCATGTCAAAAGCAATCATTGCACCCATAACTATTGCTAGTAACACAGCATTTCCTGTCTCCATATTTTTTAATCCATTGGTCATAGTAGTCATTAACGATTCTATAGGTGCTCCTATTAAAAACATTACTGCCCCAACAATTAAAGATGTTATTACTGGTATAATCAGTATCGGCATAACTGTTTTTAAACTAATTGGAACTTTCCAAGATTTAACCCATTTTGCAATATAACCGGCTACTAAACCAGCAACTATACCACCTAAAAAACCTGCTCCTATCGAATTTGCTATTACACCACCAACCATACCAGGTGCAATACCAGGACGATCTGCTATACTAAAGGCTATAAAACCCGCCAAAACTGGTACCATAATACTAAACGCTGCTACGCCTATTTCAAACATTCTTTGTAAAATAGGATTAGTTATATTAGCTCCTGTTCCAGCTTCTACCCCACTAAGTGCAATAGATAAAGCAATCAATACTCCTCCTATAACCACTAT of Anaerobranca gottschalkii DSM 13577 contains these proteins:
- a CDS encoding PTS fructose transporter subunit IIC, with translation MNPWKEELKNVRSHLMTGVSYMIPIVVIGGVLIALSIALSGVEAGTGANITNPILQRMFEIGVAAFSIMVPVLAGFIAFSIADRPGIAPGMVGGVIANSIGAGFLGGIVAGLVAGYIAKWVKSWKVPISLKTVMPILIIPVITSLIVGAVMFLIGAPIESLMTTMTNGLKNMETGNAVLLAIVMGAMIAFDMGGPVNKVAFMFAVAMIGEGIATIMGPVAVAICVPPLGMGLASIMQPNKYTKTEQKAGKSAIVMGLIGITEGAIPFAAGDPLRVIPSIMVGSSVGAAIAAIGKVADYAPHGGPIVLPVVENKVMFIISIIVGTLVTAFMVNALKKEVSEDTKNELEVNDNIVIEIN